The window tagtaatctacaactagttgttcacagttagatgtacagaaataaatcaatatatattatctcgaatcaatccacgacccagtgtataaaagtctcaggctagatcacaactcaaagtatatatattattttggaatcaacctcaaccctgtatagctaactcaagcattactgcatatagagtgtctatgattgttccgaaatatatatatatatagatgggtcgatatgatatgtcaaaacattgtatacgtgtccatggtaccccaagattacataatatgtataatacaatataaattagttaggatatgtttagtctaaatttgttacaaaattttcgtagctaaaactagcaaatttatccaattttgttttacccgtcatttcttcgtttcaaatccgttttgagtgattcaagttgctatggtttcataatgaactgaaattcatgaaactaaacagaaaaagtataagtttttagtagaaaatacaggttacaagtcattttttaaagaggtagtcatttccgtcgaaagaacgacatcttgatgaccattttgaaaaacatacttccactttgagtttaaccatgatttttggatatagtttcatgttcataagaaaaatcatttttctagaagaaaaacttttaaatcaaagtttatcatagtctttcattatcaaacccaaaacagcccgcggtgttactacaacggcgtatgtccggttttacggtattttttgtgttttcgggttttaaatcattaagttagcatatcatatagatatagaacatgtgtttagttaattttaaaagtcaagttagaaggattaactttatttgcgaacaagtttagaattaactaaactatgttctagtgattacatgttcaaatctttgaataagatagttttatatatatgaatcgaatgatgttaaaaacatcattactacctcaagtttagtaggtaaacctagtggaagtgacaaaaattgatctagcttcaaaggattcttagatggattgaaagttcttgaagtagaatcatgacacgaaaacaagttcaagtaagattatcactcgaaataagattgttatagttatagaaattgaaccaaagtttgaatatgagtattaccttgaattagaaggaTATCTTActctaaataagaaatatttcttgagatttgatgatcacttgaaatggattagaaagcttggaagtagacttgtaaactagagagtattcttgattttatgaaactagaacttatagaatttatgaagaacacttagaacttgaagataaaacttgagagagatcaattatatgaagaaaattgaagaatgaaagtgtttgtaggtgtttttggtcgttggtatatggattagatataaaggatgtgtaagtttgttttcatgtaaataattcatgaatgatttataatattttttgtaattttgtgagatatttcatgctagttgccaaatgatagttctcacatgtttaatgactcacatgggctgctaaggagctgatcattgaagtgtatataccaatagtatatacatctagaaactgtgtattgtacgagtacgaatacgggtgcatacgagtagaattgttgatgaaaatgaatgaggatgtaattgtaagcatttttgttaagtagaagtactttgatatgtgtcttgaagtctttcaaaagtgtacaaatacatcttaatacactacatgtatatacattttaactgagtcgttaagtcatcgttagtcgttacatgtaactgttgttttgaaacctttaagttaacgatctcatttaatgttgttaacccattgtttattatatctaatgagatgttaaattattacattatcatgatattatgatgtatgaatatatcttaatatgatatacatatatatacattaaaatgtcgttacaacgataatcgttacatatatgtctcgtttcgaaatccttaagttagtagtcttatttttacatatgtagttcattgttaacacacttaatgatatacttaattatcattttatcatgttaaacatagtgtatctatatcttaatatgattcatatgtatttagtaagacgttgttataacgataatcgttatatatatcgtttcgagtttcttaattcaataatctcatctttatgtatatcactcattgttaatacacttagtaagatacttacttatcataatctcatgttaaccatatatatatccatatatatatcatcatgtagtttttacaagtttttaacgttcgtgaatcgccagtcaacttgggtggtcaattgtctacatgaaactcatttcaattaatcaagtcttaacaagtttgattgcttaacatgttggaaacatttaatcatgcaaatatagttttcatttaatatataatcatggaaaagttcgggtcactacaaatagcaGCCGATCTATGAAAAATTTCATAAGAAACTCTTGGTTAAGAAAGCAAGAACATTATCCTATGGTGGTCGGCTAAAGTTTGTAGAATCAGTCTTTAGTACGGGTGTTGCGACACAGAATCAACGGCTGCAAAGCTTGAATAATTCGATCGGTTAATCGTTTAAGCAATTCAGTTTGATTCGAGGATGATTCCGCCATTGTTGCCGAAATTTGTAACTGGAGTAATAACAATGAAAGCACCAAAATGGTATGGCTTATTCGAGATAGCCAAATCCTTAATtgaaagaaaagagagaaagaaacaaaatttaaaattttattattgaaATCTGATGATCCCAACAATTACAACTTGTAACTTCAACTAATCATAGCCATTAACTACTAACAACCAAACTAACTTGATTATGACACGTGTCATAATAGGATACATAATATAACTATTGCTACTACCAATGGTACCAATGGCTCAAACTCAAGATTTTTTTGAAATGTCTGTTGCTGTGagatcaaaaattttaaaatttttgctaGCGGTTTATTTCAGTTGAATGTTGTTTTTAAAGGCTAAAATGTAAATGTAagaggttttcagaaaataaaaaaaaatgtaaatgtAAGATGTGTGAGTGCATGGTACTAGGCATACATATTATAAATACTTGTGGGTCATAGTGTCATGCACactatatgtacgtatatatcattTTATACATCAATAAAATtagttgcttttcaaaaaaaaaaaaaaaaaaaaaaaaaggtatatTGGAGCCGAGTAACAAAAACAATTAAGGTAAAGTACAAACAACAATTGTGCTAGAAGTTTTGAGAACTGTAAGCTTGCCAGTTAGAGCAAACAAACCAATGTGTATCGCAACTTCAATCAAGTTCAACTTATATATAATATGATCACAATCtaattttggaaaaaaaaaatattattacggTTACTTTCAATCAAgaaaaataatattaaattaattgaTCTAGATTAGCGGTTGCTTTCAGTAAGATTCAACGAgaaagaaaaataaattaaaataaaaaaacaaagTTTTCTAATATCACATATTCATAATTTAAATAGTAAACTTAAATCTTACAATTGAAAagtactaatataatattattaatagaatcaAATTCAAAATACCATTACAACGGGCAATAGACAGATAATATGTTGATTCAAGATTATCAAAACTATATTATCAAAACTATATGAATGAAATCGTTACCTAACTCGGGAGTTGGTAGGCACTCACTTTTTTGTGTAACTTCAACTATAACAATTCTTTTAATCAGTTATTTCCCATACATTATCGGTAGGGCTAAAGGAAAATTAgtgaattaaatataataattatattaatattgattgaTTCGAAAATAATACATAAAAACTGAAATTGACGCTGGATTTCAGAAGATTTAATTTTCTACGAAAAATGTTAATTTAAATTAAAGAAAAAAGTATGAGAAGATTTTGAGTGTTACAAATGATAATCGATTTATTGTTTACATTTAGTTAGACCCTTTTACACATAATAACCTTTGAACAATTAGAACACAAAGATTGAATTGAAATATAAATCATTGCAAATTAAATACACCTTTATAGGTTAGAACATGGTTGGAACAAACTCATGTTCGAACATTGTGAACATGAAAAAAACTCATTTTGTTTAGGTTAGGTCTTGTTGTTGCTTGTTAGCCTTGTTTGAATTCGCTATATTGGTTTTACTTGATTTTATTAGCCGTCAATGTTATTGTTTTTTTGGAAAAAAATCGATACACGTAGAAAAAGAGAGAACATTATTGGTGATGAAAACCCCTCTAGTTCATGGCCTCGTAAAACTAGCAGCGCATAAAGGTGAATACATATTAGAATAAACTCACTTGAACGTTACAAATATATGTCATTGATTAATATTTATGATCGGCTCGTTGGTATTTCGTTCCTCGCTCAAGAACACATTTAAGTCGTTTGTTATACGCAGATGATTTTTCCAACGGTACTAGATGCCCGGCGTCCTTAATCGAATCCAACGTGGCATTTTCACCCAATTGCCTGTAGTAAATAAAACGACAAaactataatataattatattgaaAAATAACATAACTAGAAAATCTAATTTTAATctaaaattaaataaaatgtaaattGACGTACAAATGCACCCCTAAAACCTAgcttttttacaaataaatatcgGGCTTACTTTTTCATAGTCGTCGCAAGATCAAGGGTGAAGATAACGTCATCTTCCGCCCACAACAAATGTATCATCTACAATAatttgtttttaaaaattaagtttgtgAAATCAATGTTTAACAAtgaaattttgactaaatatatTGGAAAAAGATTCTCACTACCTGAGAAAAGTGAGTATCACTTGCATCATTGTCTGGAACAACTAAAGCTTCCAACAGTTCGTTTCTTTGTTTGAGATTTGTATACATCGTCTACAAATATTGtaacataaataaaaatattttaagccAAAATCAAATAAAAGAAACTTTTAAATGTCAAAATATGACAGTTATAACTTGTAATGGGATGTAAGCAATGTTGTAAAAACCGGTCGAGACGGGTGTCGCAACGATTTTACCATGTTACCGTTGCAACGGACCTAGAACCGGTTAAAAAAGGTAGACGCTTGAAAAACGGTCAACAACGCCAAAAAGATGGTCAACAACGGTATAAAGAAGGCCGAGACGGTCGAGATGGGGCCGAGACGGTCGAGATGGGGCCGAGACGGTCGAGATGGGGCCGAGACGGagattgaccaaagttgactttctgAATAAATTTCAAAAATAAACATTCCAAACATAAATACTTCAAATTAGAGGCAAATATCCGTGTATACTTTGAAATGTTTAagtttgaaataatatatataaaaagtcaATGTTGGTCAGCATCCGTTTCGACTCCATTTTTTCTATTACGACGCTTTAAGGTCCCTACCGTCCGACCCCGTCTCGCATCTTTTTCAACCTTGGCCGTAAGTACTCGACAATATAATTAATTTATCTTTTATCAATTCTAAAATTTGAGAGTACCTCAAGAATGTCTCGGTAAACAAAATCAGGAAGCCATGGGAAATTATAAAATGCAGCACAAAACAAATATTTCAACCCATCTACTGTTTCGGGCATCAAAAGATCCGACCATTTTGTGATACCAAGTCGTTTATATGAATCACGGCTAATAGATTCAGTTAACTCAATAACGGTTGCAGACATGACCATAGACTTGACCAATTTCGGGTACATTTTAGCCATCTTGAACCCaaccatcccaccataacttaaccCTACCAATGTCACTTTCTCAACGCGCAACTTCTCCAACCCTTTAGCCACAAACCTCGCTTGAAAACTAGCCGACCTTTCAGTACTATCGGTGATTGAACCACCGAAGAACAAAAAATAGGGCACGTAAACCGAATAATCCTTGGTTAAGGCCAAAACTTGTAAAAACCATGTGAAAATACCATCTAACCCGAATGAATGAAGAAGTAGTACCGCGGGCTTGTTTGGTGGTACATAAACAAAATCTCCGTCATCATTTTTGGTGACGGTTTCTTTTGGAACCCAGATATTCATCAGGGTTCCAAGCTCTATTTCCATAGTTTGCGGTGTTAACCCTGCTAGTTTTACGAGCCCGTGAACTACAGGGGTTAACACCACTATCGTGTTTCCCATTTTTCGGCTGTTTTAATATGTTGATGGCAAATTAATGTGAGATGTTTATAAGTACGTGTTGAATAGGTTCAAGTGCATGTATATATAAGAAAGAACTAAGTGTACAACAAAATTAACTTGTTCAAGCTGTCCATAATAAATAAATTGTAAGTGTTCAAGTGTTGTGtctatatatatgttatatgtattttattttatataattataattataatatttataatatctaATAAAATAATATGTAAGTAAGTCAACACTCTTATAGTTTTCTAGATATCCAGCTTGAGAAAATAATTGAAAATTAATTTGATATATAAAACTTACAAGTATGAAGTGTTAACCATAAGTTTTATTAACCGCGTCATGTTTCTTTTTTAAGGTAATTAGTCAACATTGCATACTTTTATTTGCCACGCACGAATGTGATATTTTGACCATAATCACAAGTATTTATCAGCTAAAATCCTAAGACAAATAAAAGTTGCTTGACAGTAACTTTTTAACAACAAAGGGATCCTAATAGAGTTTATAACGCAAAAGGATTAGAAATTTGTCTCCATGAAATATTAGCCACACCTAATACATTTTTGTTGCTCCAAGTAGCTGAGCCATCAACCAACAGATTAACTATCCGAAGCATTTACAACTACGTACTGTCTCATTGCGCTACCTCATATTTTTGTATTCATCTCGCGGGAATAATTAAAGCTACCGATAATCACGATTCACGAGCAGCTGATTTGAAATAAAAAAACACATGTTTGAAGTTGTTAAATCGATGAAATGTATATATAGCTTTATTGAACCGTAGCGCGTGTTCGATCTTTAGGTATGTCGAGAGTTTTACCATTGAGTCTCGGGTTGTAATCAACCCTCCTTTGTGCAATTATGATCATCGGGTACGTCGTATAGGTCGGCATGTCACACATGAATTTTCACGAACATTCAACTCTTGCGGAGTGCATTTCGTGGGTTGCCAAAAGTAATAGAGGGTTATGTTGTCCCTGCCAATCTACACTTTTGAGAAAGATTGTAAGTTATGTGACATACAAAAATTAATTTATGTCAAAGAGCTAAACAAATTCAAGTGTGTCTAGTACCAATACATCAAGTATTTGAAACAAATAAAAATGACTAATAAAACCAAATTGTCAATATTCATATACAACCAATTTTTAACAATGGACTGGTAGCGGCATGTGTTGGGTGCATGAGATTGCGATGCCTTCTGAATTCCAATCTCGATGGGGGTGTTTTTCCTAGAGGTTTTCCTATAATGCAATATGTTTTGCTGTTGATTATGAGTTTCCTCTAGAATAGATGTACTCTGAATATGATTGGGTGGTTCTACGAATGGTGGACCGTAAGTTTCTTTTAAAGGCGGTTAAAAGATGCATATAcatactttttttttttgaaaggcaagtattaTTAAAACTTCAACGAACGTACAACCAAAAGGGGATTCTTACAAGCATGAATCACCCAAAAACACAAAAAAGAAACTACGTGGGATGTATAGACAACATCTCCACATCAACAAACTATACAACTCGACCAAATATATATGGATGCGACATACACGACTCTAGACGTTAAAATATCACGACATATTAAGATACAAACTAGGATTAGAAATCCAAGTCAACCAATCAAACTTTCTACCTTTTGATCTCGAAGTAATCCACTCGAACGTTTTTGCTTGTATCTCGTTTAAAGCCATCGGTGTGTTCCAACAATTACCATGAAACACCATTTTGTTTCGGTTTTTCCGAATTAAGTACATACAAATCCAATTCACCGCTTGCCACAATTTCTTTCCAAAGCTCGAAGAGGAGACATGATTCGGCCCGGAGCAATTTGAGATGTCGGTAATGGTGGTGCTTGAAAAATTGCCCAAGTTCCACCATTTATGTACCCGATCCCAAATCTCAAGCACGTTTTTGCATAGTATAAGAGAGTGGTCTACGGATTCAACGACATCGTTACATAATGGACATAGGACATCATTTAAATCAATACCTCTCTTGTCGAGCTCGATCTTAACGGGGAGCCTTTTTTTAATAGCACGCCATACGAAAATCTCGATCTTTTAGGGAAGAGGTTGTTCAAGAGTGTTTCTTGATTCGACGTGAAACCTGCAAGTACCTGTTCATCAATAATTGAGGAGAGCTTTTTGACCGTCAAAACCCCACTCGAAGCTAACCTCCAATCCCACGAATCACCATTCGACTTGTTGCTGAAGGAGAAGTCCGAAATGATTGACCAGAGACTGATCAGTTCACCATTTGTCCGGCCTGTGACTTCACGAGACCAGCTCCAATTAAATATCTTCTGCCCGCCTGCAACCGAGATACGATCTTTTACGGAAGCCTCTTTGTCACTCTCTAACCCGTACAGCCTCGGAAAAAGGATACATAACTTGTCGGATCTGACCCAGTGTTCATGCCAAAACGACACTGTACCACCATTGTgaaaacccggaaatttccgaccaaatttaaacttaatctttatatgtttccgacacgataagcaaagtctgtaatattgattctcaaactttttgaactaatgttatatattcagttaacctttgactattgaccgacgattcacgaacatctatttgtatatatatatatatatatatatatatatatatatatatatatataaaaaatatatatatatatacaataagttagaatattaattattcataaataacttgcaatgtgtatttaaaaactgatttatgtatattaaataaagatatatacatatatataatttcaagttatttagtaaacgatagtaacattcgtttattgattcgattgatatttagataagttaactaaaacgtttaagatgaacaagtaaaacactaatttactacagtattttcgaattgctacggtacccgaaaagctacagtgttttcgaaaattactatttgatacagtaaaaatgactttactacagtaaaacactatttgctacagtaaaaacgactttgttacagtaaaacactatttgctacagtaaaaacgactttgctacagtaaatactatttgttacagtaagacactatttgctacagtgaacactatttgctacagtgaataatatgtcgacaaacaaggaaacaaaacatattgggtgtgtaccagctagccatgcgatcgcatggcaaatgggcatgaaacccatgcgatcgcatgggtgtagaaatcagcaaacatctataaattgaGGAGTCGTGCACTggttacacacacacatatatttctatctatattactccgtatgttatttattttatttaaattattaatattattattattattattaagattagta of the Rutidosis leptorrhynchoides isolate AG116_Rl617_1_P2 chromosome 5, CSIRO_AGI_Rlap_v1, whole genome shotgun sequence genome contains:
- the LOC139848788 gene encoding uncharacterized protein; the protein is MGNTIVVLTPVVHGLVKLAGLTPQTMEIELGTLMNIWVPKETVTKNDDGDFVYVPPNKPAVLLLHSFGLDGIFTWFLQVLALTKDYSVYVPYFLFFGGSITDSTERSASFQARFVAKGLEKLRVEKVTLVGLSYGGMVGFKMAKMYPKLVKSMVMSATVIELTESISRDSYKRLGITKWSDLLMPETVDGLKYLFCAAFYNFPWLPDFVYRDILETMYTNLKQRNELLEALVVPDNDASDTHFSQMIHLLWAEDDVIFTLDLATTMKKQLGENATLDSIKDAGHLVPLEKSSAYNKRLKCVLERGTKYQRADHKY